From Eremothecium sinecaudum strain ATCC 58844 chromosome III, complete sequence:
TGAATACTACCGAATACTTGCAGTACGAAGGCGGTAAATTTTCCAAGAGTAGAGGTGTCGGTGTTTTTGGTAACGATGCAAAGAAAACTGGTGTTTCATCTAGTGTGTGGAGATACTATTTGGCAGCCGTTAGACCAGAGACCAGCGACTCTCAATTTTCTTGGAATGACTTTGTCGCTAGAAACAACAGTGAGTTGCTAGCAAACCTTGGTAATTTCGTTAACAGGTTGATTAAGTTTGTGAATGCCAAATATAATGGTGTTGTTCCAGAATACAAAGTAAAAAATCTAGCGAACTTTGACAAGTTGAAGGGTGATCTAGATAACATCCTCAATTCCTACGTCAACGAAATGGAACAAGTCCACGTAAAACGTGGTCTTGAACTAGCGATGTCTTTATCTACTCGTGGTAACCAGTTCCTACAAGAAAACAAATTGGATAACACTCTATTTTCACAATACCCTGATAAGTCAGATGCTGTTGTAGGTGTTGGATTGAACATCATTTACGCTGTAGCGTCAATTATCAGTCCATTCATGCCTGAAACGTCTACCACTATCTATAAGATGTTGAACGCCCCTCCTATGGCTATTAAGGAGGAGTTTAATTTGGTTATCTTGGGTGGTCACAATATTAACAAGGCTGAATATCTATTCCAGCGAATCGATGAAGCCAAGATTGAAGAATGGAGAAAAGAGTTCAACGGTAACCAAAGTGATGCATAGATAGAAAATGTATACAGAGATGTAGAAGCAATATAAACAGCAATATATACTGTAACATAGACGAATAATAATCTGATAGATTAGAGAGTCATGCGTATCATATCAGAGAATTAGCCTTTAATTTTATTCTGTGCACTTCAGTTAAAAAAAATCTTCGAATACCGATACTTTCGATAATAGATTTAGGTACCAGAAGATCACCTGaataaaagaaaaatgTCATTAGAGATTATTAATAGGGTCAAAGACCTATTAGGTGATAATATACCTATAACTGTTATTTCTCAAGGTGCAGAAGCAGTTGTTTTTCTAAGTAATGTACATCCTTATTTGCTTTCAAATGACAGTAATAAGAAATATGTCCTGAAATACCGGCCCCCAAAAACGTATAGGCATCCTGTAATTGATAAATCTTTGACTAAACATCGAACATTGAGTGAATCAAGGCTTCTGTCAAAGCTGCATCTAATAAAAGGGTTGAACGTTCCAAAAATGTACGCATGCGATGTTTACAATGGTTGTATATGGTTGGAGTTTCTAGGCGAAGAACTGCCAGAAACTGGGAACTTTAGTAGTTTGAAGAATTTCCTTTGGTCCAGCCTACAGGACCCATGTAACGATTCTATTCGGGACATTTTGACCAAAGTTGGTATGCAAGTGGGATTACTACATTGGAACGACTACTGTCATGGAGATCTAACAAGTTCCAACATTGTGCTGGTAAGAGGAAAAGAACATGGCACTTGGGTTCCATATCTGATAGATTTTGGACTAGGTTCCACTTCTAATCTCTTAGAGGACAAGGGCGTTGATTTGTACGTTTTGGAGCGGGCTATTAGCAGTACGCACTCTGCATTTGCTGAAAAATACTTTGATTGGATTATGGAAGGTTATAGGTCAGTATATAGTGCCAATGGCAAAGAAGGCGAGCGGAAACTGAGGgaattattgaaaagaTTCGAAGAGGTTAGGCTGCGCGGGAGAAAAAGAAGTATGTTAGGCTGATGTTGGACATAAAAACATATAGTAGATTACTTTTCAAATTTGGGCGTTTGTCTAATGATCCCCTTTACACAGCCCATAACTCCATTAAATATCAAAATAACATCTCCGACCTTCAGGTCACGAACGTCAATCGCATATTCCTGGATCAAACCTTTTTGTATCAGAAAGTGTCTCATCACACCGCATAAGCACCCTGATGTAAGGAAAGGTGTCACAAAACGGTATTCTTTGTCATTGATGTATTGCTTGATTGCAACACTGGTAATTGAACCTTCCATAAGCTGGAATGCCTCATTGTAAACCAATATTTCTTTCTTATTACCAGCTGTTCCAGCAGCAACCGCAAGTTCTTCCATCCTGCTACGAGCTTGGTTATAGTGCTCTCGTTTGGTAGTTTTGAATGTGGTGAATGGCGAAATCACAATAGGCTTCGTATCAACGTAAATATCCCACGCGTCAGTCCCATCAAGAAATCCCGAAAGCAGTGTACATATGAAATACTTTTGCATATCACTGGATATAACTGGAGATGGTGGCAGAGGATGTGCCTCTATTCTCATGTTTCCACTTTTCGAGATTAAAACCCGCATTTTATAATTCTGGTTCAAGTTGACCAACAGTTCCATGCGCTGTTCCAAAGTATCTGCATGTTGGCCTTCAGGAAGAGGCAATGCTTCAATCAGCTTATCTAGCAGCAGAGATCTCGGAATTTCAAAATCCCATTCAAAATAGGATAATGCTAAATCCAGTCTTTGCTGGTGCTCTTTCAGCAGGAAAAATCGGTCCTTAAATACAGACCTTAAGTTCCGCTCTGGTTCAGCTACCGTGATGCTTGGAGTCTCCAGCTCCGCTGGCTTATCGAAGAGATGCATGAGCTCCTGTAGCGGATTGTATAGATTTGAGTGCCCATCTATCTGCATGTAACTTTTCACAAGCAAATCCTTATTATCACTTGTGTACACAGGATTGACAGTCTCATTCTTCAGGAAATCAAACCGTATATCACAGTCGATAGGAGAAACAGTGGGAAACACATGTGTCAGGTTTGGATCGTACCTTATAGTCGACAAGATCTCGACTTCTTCAACATCTTCGAAGTTTGGCGCTATGATGTTCCGCCTAACATATTCTACCACGCCCTCTGTAGACATCTTTTTACTCATCGTTCTAAATACTCAAGCCAGATAACAGCAATTTCACACATAGTAATACAATTGAGTTTAAAGCCAGCTAAAGCTCCTGTTGTGTATTCTTATATACCGATGTTTCAACTTCAAACACTTCACGTGATAACAGCCGTAAAACATGATATTAAAAATGTATGACCGTTAGATAAAAAAACTCGTCATAAGGTTTCCTCTTTAGCTTAGTGGTAGAGCGTCGCACTTGTAATGCGAAGGTCACTAGTTCAATTCTGGTAAGGGGAATCTTTTTTTGGTTAACAGCATGAGCACTATAATAAACTTTAGCTCTTTACGTTGCAAACTTAATACAAGTTCACACCACAATTGACACCTCAATTCCTATTGAGATATACATAAGGGAAGATAACAATGTTCCTCCAGCTATTAGCCCTATGTGGGACTATTTTAGGTTTCCTTTTCTTAACTTTATCCATTGCATCTGGCTTGTACTACTTAAGTGAATTAATAGAGGAATATTCTGAACCTACTAGGAGATTTTTAACAAAGGCCATATATGTGATAGTCGGATTACACGTACTACTCCTATTTGACGGCTTCCCAATTCTATTAACATTTTTCTCGATAGCGTCTTATTTTATACACTACCAGAATTTAAAACAATTCCCATTTGTATCGTTGAGCAGCCCAACGTTCATTTGCACTTGCATACTAGTCGCTTTAAACCACTATTTCTGGCTTAGACACTTCAATGATGTTGAAATTCCACCCCAGTACTTAAGTGATCCAATGTATATGCCGCGGAAGAAGGCATCATTTACTGAGGTTACGTCGTTTTTTGCCATATGTATATGGTTTATACCATTCTCATTATTTGTATCATTATCTGCAGGTGAAAATATCCTGCCTACGACTATGGGAAAGAAAAATGATGACTACGATTCTAGTAATATGATGAGAAGGAAGGCTAGTAGTTTAGTAAAGGTTATAATTGACTCTGTTCGAGAATACTTTAGCAAGATTGCTAGTGTAGTCGGTATACGAAGTCATCGTACACAAGATCATCTAACATTATAAACAGTCTTAGATACTGACTGGTTGCCATCTATACACTTTATATTGAATATTCATTATGTTACTTATTAGTGTTAAATATTCTGCTGTCGTATATATTAAGGTTCTCAAAATTACGGTACCCTTCAAGATATCGTGACATCTCATTACAATAGTAAAACGAAGTTCAAGATAAGAAACAAAAAGGGAAAGCGATGACTGCTAGGAATCTAAATCTGTCGAATACCTTCTGGTCAGAGGACTATATTACGGGGATAGATTGGTTTATTCACAGAATTGAGCTGGATATCAGTGAGCTTAAACGTCTTGCAGATGTTTATGACACATTTCATACAAGCTGGTCTTATTCAACTAAACAACTGGCCAGCGTTGTAGATACACTATCTGCGGGCACTAAAAGCCCTAGTGTGAGCCAAAATTATAAGGACTCCGTTCGAGATGCAGCCTCTGTGGTATATCAGAACCATTTGAAGTTAATAGGACAACTTGCTGATAAGTTTAAGAGCTGCACACTTGTGCAGGCTGAGGATCCAGTGAAAAATGTCTTATTTAAGTACGAGGAGTTCTATAAAGACATCAAAAGCAGTTTAAAACAGGACTATAATAATTGGACCAAGCAGCAGGATGTAGTGAAACGAGTTTATTCCCAGATAAAGAAAAAGGCTAATATCGCTGTCGCAGCCAATGAGGATACCAAGGCTAACAACAGTGGAATAGTAACCGAGAAAAATGCTGATAAACGCTACCCTGTTGTTATTGGGAGCTCTTTTGTCGTTGCAAACCAGAACGAATGGTGCGAATTTGTTGCGGATTTACAGAAAGAGGTGCCATTGTCGAAGAGGCCCTGGCCCATACCTGGCTTACCATCTGAATATTTCAGTACCGATGCTCTCTACCAGACGCTTAAGCAGCTGTGCCCAAAATTGGACTCTTCGTTGTATAATCTTGAACAGGTTGGTCAGTACCTGATGGATAACAACGTACTTCGTGGATACAACGACGTGTTGCATCGTCCTGGGAGCCGTTTTGCTGGCCAAGGGTTCTACTGCTGGGTTGTTCACGATGCTACTCAACGACCAGCTAGTGCTAATATCCTCCAAGGGATCTGGCGACGCGTCAGTTCCAACAGTTCAGAGGAAGATAGCAGCCTTAAAGCACTCGAGTTGTCTCAGCTTAATGAGCAATTCATCAAAAACTGGATCCAATGTGAGACTGAGAAGCTGAAGTTAGAAACTGCATTCTATAAATCTGTCAAAAAGTATGCACATCTATGCAAGGAAAAGCTACAGACTGTCAAAGAGGCAGACCACAAGATGATTGAGTCATTCCGCCAAAACTGGGCCATCGAAAATCCTCCATACGAGCTAGATGTTGAAGAGGAACTTAACGATGTATTTGCGAAGAATCACGGTACCGTTGGCTTCTACACCCCTCGACCCGCACTCCAGTTTGAAATGTATGATATTTACGGTACACTTGCTTCCCAACCTTGGTTGTTTGGTACCAACCTCAACAAATACCCACACGAGGGCGACGAGATACCAATTGTACTCAGTAAATTGCTTGCCAAGGCCTCCTCCTTTGAACCTGAAGAAATCGCTAAGCAGTGGCTTTCACCACTGGACTCAATCACTGTCTACAACATGAAACGCGACTGCCTCAACGAGTACCTAAACTCCTCAGAACACGCTTCGGTCATGGAAAAGCTATTGCTGAAGTGGCAATCACCAGCAAACATAATCCATTTCCTTCGGGCATGGCTTTTAGAACTGCCAGACAGTCTCGTACCTATGCTACACTACCGTAAAATTAAACAAGGTGACCAAGAATGGCTTCCTCTATGCCCACCCATGAACGCACGGTGTCTCGGAACCATTGCGGAACACTTTCAACTCCTTGATGAAAAACAGTTGATTACGCTTTTGATAGATCCGCCTGCTCAAGATTTCCCTGTTTCACATCACTTCATCCGCTCCCGCGTACGGGAACCAACAGATTGCTTGGTTTTTAACAACGTGTTATTCCATTGTTTTAAAGACCCAAACTTCCCCCAGAAGTGTAGGAGCTTGGCGCTCCCACCTGTTAGCCCAAGACCTGATCGGAAATCTCACAGTATCATTACTATATCAGATAGCCAAGAATTCGTGCCAAAACCGTTCAAGACAAGCAGTAGCGAATCCTCGCCAACACGTTCAAAGCCAAAAAATGGCCTCTACATACTTCAGTCACCAAGTGAGCATAATAGTGATTAAAATAAAGTAAAATACGTACATAAGTTAGATTTTTACCTATGTAGCACGTTGCTTAGCAAACCAGACATTACCCCTTGTAGAGCAATCCATTTTTCCTACGTTATATATGGAAAAGAAACCTATTCAACAAATTTTCCGGTGGCGAAATGGCTTACTAACCTATATAAATAAGTATAGCTAATTAAGTCATTTAGTGAAGAGCTTATAAATTTTGAACTTGACGTTTACTTCGAGCAAGTTTTGTAGACCTGGGTTATTCTAACAGTTTATCTTGAACTACTAGCATCAAGAGATAGAATAGAATATATTAGAAAAAAATGGCTGAAGCAACGTAAGTTATCGGGGTTTATGAGTTTAGGAAATATTACTACTGGTCGCTTTAGTGCACATTGGAGCTCATTGTTGTCGAGGAAACGCTGACTGGGTATAAAAGGGGCATCTTTTTAATCCTGAAGATTATAGGGATTGCCTTGCATTGAGAACAAGCATGAGTTATACGGATAGCGGAGCGTTGAGGCGATTAAGGGCCTCGGTGCCCTTTTATAGCCCTGAGAGGGCTGTTTCAGACAGGACAGATACAACGTATGTGTTTTGGCTATGAGACGAGGGGTGCACAGGCGATTGTAAAATCAGGTGTTGTACTGGAGTCGTCTAGAGTGATATTAAATGAGATTTAATGTGCAATAATACTAACATGAGTGTTCTAGTGGTGATATTGGATTGATTGGATTGGCCGTCATGGGTCAAAACTTGATCTTGAACGCTGCAGACCACGGTTTCACTGTTGTTGCTTACAACAGAACCGTTTCCAAGGTGGATGATTTTTTGGCCAACGAAGCCAAGGGTAAGTCTATTATTGGTGCACACTCCGTTGCAGAGCTATGTTCCAAGTTAAAGAGACCCAGAAGAGTTATCTTGTTGGTTAAGGCAGGTGATGCTGTTGACAACTTCATCCAACAATTACTACCAAACATGGAGGCCGGTGATATCATTATCGACGGTGGTAACTCTCACTTCCCAGACTCTAACAGGCGttttgaagaattgaaaGCAAAGGGAATCCACTTTGTGGGTTCTGGTGTTTCTGGTGGTGAAGAAGGTGCTCGTTACGGTCCTTCTTTGATGCCAGGTGGTGCTGAAGAAGCATGGCCACACATTAAGGACATCTTCCAATCTATTGCTGCTAAGTCCGATGGCGAACCATGTTGTGATTGGGTTGGTCCTGCAGGTGCTGGCCACTATGTCAAGATGGTGCACAATGGTATTGAATACGGTGACATGCAATTGATTTGTGAAGCCTACGATATAATGAAGAGACTAGGTGGATTTAACGACAAGGAGATCGGTCAAGTTTTCGGTGAATGGAATAAGGGTATCTTGGACTCTTTCTTGATTGAGATTACCAGAGACATTCTACTTTATGATGACATCGATGGTACTCCTTTGGTTGAGAAGATCATGGATGCTGCTGGTCAAAAGGGTACTGGTAAGTGGACTGCTATCAACGCCCTAGACTTGGGTATGCCAGTCACCTTGATCGGTGAAGCTGTCTTCGGCCGTTGTTTATCTTCATTGAAGGACGAAAGAATCAGAGCTGCTAAGTTGTTGTCTGGCCCTGAAATTCCAAAGGACGCCGTCAAGGACAGAAAGCAATTTGTTGATGACTTGGAACAAGCATTGTACGCTTCAAAGATCATTTCTTACGCTCAAGGTTTCATGTTGATGAGAGAGGCTGGTAGAACTTACGGCTGGAAGTTGAACAACCCAGCCATTGCTTTGATGTGGAGAGGTGGTTGTATCATCAGATCTGTCTTCTTGGCTGAGATTACTAAGGCTTACAGAGAAAACCCAGAACTAGAGAACTTATTGTTCAACGACTTCTTTGCTCAAGCTGTGCTAAAGGCTCAACAAGGATGGAGAAGAACAATTGGTTTGGCTACCACCTTTGGTGTTCCAACTCCTGCTTTCTCCACTGCGTTGGCCTTCTACGATGGTTACAGATCCGAGAGATTGCCAGCCAACTTGTTGCAAGCTCAACGTGACTACTTCGGTGCTCACACCTTCAGAGTTTTGCCAGAAGCTGCTTCAGAGAACTTACCATTGAACAAGGATATTCATATTAACTGGACCGGTAAGGGTGGTAATGTTGCAGCATCTACCTACGATGCTTGATTTTTTAGAATGCCGACTTATttcaataataataatataaatataGATACATGTATTTGGTAGCAATTATAAGATATATTTATGCAGCCATTTAAAGTTATAGAGCCAGTTCAGTGAATAAATTTACTCCCTTATATATTAACGTAATTTTCATTTTTCCTTCTTTATGTCAACATCTTGCGTTAGGTGTCGCACGGCGTCAGCGACACAAAAGTTAAAACAGTAATATCTGAATCTGACATTAACCGAATCTCCGAAACATAAATGGTGTTTAGATATATACTTCCA
This genomic window contains:
- the ABZ2 gene encoding aminodeoxychorismate lyase ABZ2 (Syntenic homolog of Ashbya gossypii AGR330W; Syntenic homolog of Saccharomyces cerevisiae YMR289W (ABZ2)), translated to MSKKMSTEGVVEYVRRNIIAPNFEDVEEVEILSTIRYDPNLTHVFPTVSPIDCDIRFDFLKNETVNPVYTSDNKDLLVKSYMQIDGHSNLYNPLQELMHLFDKPAELETPSITVAEPERNLRSVFKDRFFLLKEHQQRLDLALSYFEWDFEIPRSLLLDKLIEALPLPEGQHADTLEQRMELLVNLNQNYKMRVLISKSGNMRIEAHPLPPSPVISSDMQKYFICTLLSGFLDGTDAWDIYVDTKPIVISPFTTFKTTKREHYNQARSRMEELAVAAGTAGNKKEILVYNEAFQLMEGSITSVAIKQYINDKEYRFVTPFLTSGCLCGVMRHFLIQKGLIQEYAIDVRDLKVGDVILIFNGVMGCVKGIIRQTPKFEK
- a CDS encoding HCL296Wp (Syntenic homolog of Ashbya gossypii AFR129W; Syntenic homolog of Saccharomyces cerevisiae YHR183W (GND1) and YGR256W (GND2)); amino-acid sequence: MSYTDSGALRRLRASVPFYSPERAVSDRTDTTGDIGLIGLAVMGQNLILNAADHGFTVVAYNRTVSKVDDFLANEAKGKSIIGAHSVAELCSKLKRPRRVILLVKAGDAVDNFIQQLLPNMEAGDIIIDGGNSHFPDSNRRFEELKAKGIHFVGSGVSGGEEGARYGPSLMPGGAEEAWPHIKDIFQSIAAKSDGEPCCDWVGPAGAGHYVKMVHNGIEYGDMQLICEAYDIMKRLGGFNDKEIGQVFGEWNKGILDSFLIEITRDILLYDDIDGTPLVEKIMDAAGQKGTGKWTAINALDLGMPVTLIGEAVFGRCLSSLKDERIRAAKLLSGPEIPKDAVKDRKQFVDDLEQALYASKIISYAQGFMLMREAGRTYGWKLNNPAIALMWRGGCIIRSVFLAEITKAYRENPELENLLFNDFFAQAVLKAQQGWRRTIGLATTFGVPTPAFSTALAFYDGYRSERLPANLLQAQRDYFGAHTFRVLPEAASENLPLNKDIHINWTGKGGNVAASTYDA
- the RGD3 gene encoding Rgd3p (Syntenic homolog of Ashbya gossypii AFR128W; Syntenic homolog of Saccharomyces cerevisiae YHR182W); the encoded protein is MTARNLNLSNTFWSEDYITGIDWFIHRIELDISELKRLADVYDTFHTSWSYSTKQLASVVDTLSAGTKSPSVSQNYKDSVRDAASVVYQNHLKLIGQLADKFKSCTLVQAEDPVKNVLFKYEEFYKDIKSSLKQDYNNWTKQQDVVKRVYSQIKKKANIAVAANEDTKANNSGIVTEKNADKRYPVVIGSSFVVANQNEWCEFVADLQKEVPLSKRPWPIPGLPSEYFSTDALYQTLKQLCPKLDSSLYNLEQVGQYLMDNNVLRGYNDVLHRPGSRFAGQGFYCWVVHDATQRPASANILQGIWRRVSSNSSEEDSSLKALELSQLNEQFIKNWIQCETEKLKLETAFYKSVKKYAHLCKEKLQTVKEADHKMIESFRQNWAIENPPYELDVEEELNDVFAKNHGTVGFYTPRPALQFEMYDIYGTLASQPWLFGTNLNKYPHEGDEIPIVLSKLLAKASSFEPEEIAKQWLSPLDSITVYNMKRDCLNEYLNSSEHASVMEKLLLKWQSPANIIHFLRAWLLELPDSLVPMLHYRKIKQGDQEWLPLCPPMNARCLGTIAEHFQLLDEKQLITLLIDPPAQDFPVSHHFIRSRVREPTDCLVFNNVLFHCFKDPNFPQKCRSLALPPVSPRPDRKSHSIITISDSQEFVPKPFKTSSSESSPTRSKPKNGLYILQSPSEHNSD
- the SVP26 gene encoding Svp26p (Syntenic homolog of Ashbya gossypii AFR127W; Syntenic homolog of Saccharomyces cerevisiae YHR181W (SVP26)); translation: MFLQLLALCGTILGFLFLTLSIASGLYYLSELIEEYSEPTRRFLTKAIYVIVGLHVLLLFDGFPILLTFFSIASYFIHYQNLKQFPFVSLSSPTFICTCILVALNHYFWLRHFNDVEIPPQYLSDPMYMPRKKASFTEVTSFFAICIWFIPFSLFVSLSAGENILPTTMGKKNDDYDSSNMMRRKASSLVKVIIDSVREYFSKIASVVGIRSHRTQDHLTL
- the BUD32 gene encoding serine/threonine protein kinase BUD32 (Syntenic homolog of Ashbya gossypii AGR331C; Syntenic homolog of Saccharomyces cerevisiae YGR262C (BUD32)), with translation MSLEIINRVKDLLGDNIPITVISQGAEAVVFLSNVHPYLLSNDSNKKYVLKYRPPKTYRHPVIDKSLTKHRTLSESRLLSKLHLIKGLNVPKMYACDVYNGCIWLEFLGEELPETGNFSSLKNFLWSSLQDPCNDSIRDILTKVGMQVGLLHWNDYCHGDLTSSNIVLVRGKEHGTWVPYLIDFGLGSTSNLLEDKGVDLYVLERAISSTHSAFAEKYFDWIMEGYRSVYSANGKEGERKLRELLKRFEEVRLRGRKRSMLG